Proteins from a genomic interval of Quercus robur chromosome 9, dhQueRobu3.1, whole genome shotgun sequence:
- the LOC126698802 gene encoding asparagine--tRNA ligase, cytoplasmic 2 has translation MATEQQQQQQQQQEQPQHEQQKQQEEAAAMLVAVTTCKYSNRVLLKTILERDDGGVGLVGERVLIGGWVKSSKEKTKEPVPPQLPPPPQAVEKESKVEISCVEMIQTRIPFFRSIINVLGIGNYHAREKLEKPAPRPLTPPLPSIAFLRVSDGSCVATLQVLVASSIAPPCQLLPIGTCILVEGVLMQPSVLRKHVIELKVERILHIGTVEHDKYPLSKKKVPFEMLRNYSQFRPRTTTVASVVRISNALTFATHTFFQNHGFLYVQVPIITTTDCEGFSEKFQVTTLLGKADIKVKPNTRNDTDGVSPEVIKSAVEEKSKVIEELKRSESNKEALTVAVQDFHKTNELASQLEAREKPKPGTSLKADINFSEDFFARQTYLTVSGRLHLESHACALGNVYSVGPRFRADSTERVAEMSMVDIEMAFSQLEDAMSCADDFFKFLCKWILDNCSEDLKFLSKRIDKPCIAHLQSMISTTIEKISYTDAVDSFKQVADNIFEKKLEWGDALTADHLSYMAEEIYKKPVIIYNYPKEVKPFYARLNDDRKTVAAFDMVVPNAGTLISGSQNEERFDMLSSRIKELGLPREQYEWYLDLRRHGTVKHSGFSLGFDHMVLFATGLNDIRDVIPFPRCCGKANN, from the exons ATGGCCAccgaacaacaacaacaacaacaacaacaacaagagcAGCCAcaacatgaacaacaaaaacaacaagaagaagCTGCAGCCATGCTGGTTGCAGTGACTACTTGCAAGTACTCCAACCGGGTCTTATTGAAAACCATATTGGAGCGTGATGATGGTGGTGTGGGATTGGTTGGTGAGAGAGTTTTGATAGGGGGGTGGGTCAAGTCTTCTAAAGAGAAGACTAAAGAGCCCGTGCCACCGCAACTGCCACCGCCACCACAAGCTGTTGAAAAAGAGTCTAAAGTCGAAATTAGCTGTGTCGAAATGATTCAGACTCGGATACCATTTTTCCGGTCCATCATAAATGTTTTGGGGATTGGAAATTACCATGCTCGTGAGAAGTTGGAGAAGCCGGCTCCTAGGCCGCTGACGCCACCACTGCCTTCCATTGCTTTCTTGCGAGTTAGTGATGGTTCATGTGTTGCAACTCTTCAG GTTCTTGTAGCCTCCAGTATAGCTCCTCCCTGCCAGCTCCTGCCTATTGGAACTTGTATATTGGTAGAAGGTGTATTGATGCAGCCATCGGTACTGAGAAAACATGTTATCGAGCTTAAAGTGGAGAGAATTCTTCATATAGGGACAGTGGAACATGATAAGTATccattatcaaagaaaaaagtacCATTTGAAATGTTAAGGAATTATTCCCAGTTTCGACCTCGGACAACCACG GTGGCATCTGTCGTGAGAATCAGCAATGCCCTGACTTTCGCGACTCACACATTCTTCCAAAACCATGGCTTCCTTTATGTGCAAGTACCCATTATCACGACCACAGACTGTGAAGGATTTAGTGAAAAATTCCAGGTTACAACTCTTCTTGGAAAAGCAGATATAAAGGTGAAGCCAAACACCCGTAATGACACCGATGGAGTTAGCCCTGAAGTTATTAAGTCTGCTGTAGAGGAGAAAAGTAAGGTAATTGAAGAACTAAAGAGGAGTGAAAGCAACAAGGAAGCACTGACAGTTGCAGTTCAAGATTTTCATAAAACAAATGAACTAGCATCACAGTTAGAAGCAAGAGAAAAACCAAAACCTGGAACTTCACTGAAGGCTGATATTAACTTTTCTGAAGATTTCTTTGCCCGCCAAACTTACCTAACTGTTTCTGGTCGCCTACATCTGGAGAGCCATGCATGCGCCCTTGGAAATGTTTACTCAGTTGGACCCAGGTTTAGAGCAGATTCTACAGAACGTGTGGCAGAGATGTCAATGGTTGACATTGAAATGGCTTTTTCACAGTTAGAG GATGCCATGAGCTGTGCGGATGACTTTTTCAAGTTCCTTTGCAAATGGATTTTGGACAACTGTTCTGAAgatttgaaatttctttcaaaacgAATTGACAAACCCTGCATTGCTCACCTTCAATCAATGATATCAACTACAATTGAAAAGATTTCCTACACTGATGCAGTAGATTCTTTTAAACAG GTTGCagataatatatttgaaaagaaaCTTGAGTGGGGTGATGCTCTTACAGCAGATCATCTAAG TTACATGGCTGAGGAGATCTACAAGAAGCCTGTAATAATATACAACTATCCAAAAGAAGTTAAGCCCTTTTATGCTCGCTTGAATGATGACAGAAAAACAGTTGCAGCATTTGATATGGTTGTACCAAAC GCTGGAACTTTAATTTCAGGTAGCCAAAATGAGGAGCGTTTTGATATGTTAAGTTCAAG AATAAAGGAATTGGGTTTGCCAAGAGAGCAGTATGAGTGGTACTTAGATCTTCGCAGGCATGGAACAGTCAAGCACTCTGGATTCAGTCTTGGGTTCGATCATATGGTTCTCTTTGCCACTGGGCTGAATGATATTAGAGATGTTATCCCTTTTCCTAGATGCTGTGGCAAAGCCAACAACTAA
- the LOC126698804 gene encoding EPIDERMAL PATTERNING FACTOR-like protein 9, translating to MANIKLSNLLLLLITLIMAAYVIQGSTNQKELPHPLSASHSSQPQRELHLQGGNERVMMKNSRRLMIGSTAPTCTYNECRGCKYRCRAEQVPVEGSDPVNSAYHYKCVCHR from the exons atggccaaCATTAAACTAAGCAACTTACTGTTGCTACTCATCACCTTAATCATGGCAGCATATGTTATACAAG GTTCAACAAATCAGAAAGAACTACCTCATCCTCTAAGTGCTTCTCATTCATCTCAACCACAAAGAGAACTACATTTGCAG GGTGGCAATGAAAgagtgatgatgaagaattCAAGGAGATTGATGATAGGATCCACTGCACCAACATGTACTTATAATGAATGTAGAGGGTGCAAGTACAGGTGCAGAGCCGAGCAAGTGCCTGTAGAAGGGAGCGACCCAGTCAATAGCGCTTACCACTACAAATGTGTTTGCCATAGGTAA